The following nucleotide sequence is from Trifolium pratense cultivar HEN17-A07 linkage group LG2, ARS_RC_1.1, whole genome shotgun sequence.
TTTGCCATTTCATATTCTTGAGTACATCAAAATGTATGACTTCTTGGCTGTATGACTTGTCTCCATATAGTGTCTAGTATTTACGTAATTAATGTTTGATATAGGAGGAGAATGTGATGGAGCCACCCCAATCTGTGCAGCGGGGAGTTACTGAGTTGGTTGAAGCTGCCTTAAACCCGAGGAACTTGTGCATGATGGATCCGACATGGCATCCCTGGTTCTAAGATATATGTAGCAGTACTCTGTACATGTGTACATATTCCAGCTAATTTAGCAACTTTACTATTTGTTTTGAACCCAGCTGTAACTTGGGTCCCTATTATTCCTCCTAAGTTAAAGGTTAGAATCTGTTGTAGAACATTAAATTACAGGAATATGACCGAGTAGGTACCTATGATAGGTCATTGTTTTATGGAGAAATGTACTGGGGTTTTAACCTTGTATGCGATGTGtataacaatttaaattatatattgcTTATCAAACTATTGTATACCCTGCGATTTTGGGTACTCGAATTTAGAAAATTATGCTCAgataatcattttaaaatgtTGTCCCTtggattttgtttgtttgtgaaaTCAGTACTGTTATAATTTGTTGATAATCAAAGTTCTTTAaagttttattttcaaatgaaaattaaagCAAGTCATTCTAATCTACCTTGTGATATATTAGTagattatatataaaatttctcataaaaaaagaaagattttacagtttaaattattaaatggtTAATacgtattattattttataaattgtattaaaaaaatattaaaagataaTGAAAGAACTCAATATTATAAagtttaattttgtttcaactattgaaatatttctaatactattttttttttcttctttttttttttcaattgaatTACATTGTCAAGGGAATAATTCATATTTcataaaaatgtcattttatgaaGCTTATTTTTCAACCGCAATTTATTCATTCGAGAACTGCCATTTGTCTTGCCACTGCTATTTTGGTTTGAAACTCGTTTTATAAAACACCGAGAATATGTGTAAATAATACTTCAAATGTAAAAGAATTCGTTCaaatgtaaataatattttggAGTGCCAGTGAAGTAGAAGAGGCGGACGAGTATTCTTGTTTGggtggtggtggcggtggtGATGTTAATTCatcatattttgttaataaacaTGTATGAGTGGTTAATACTTTGAACCTGTTTTGCAATTTTTCAGGGCAACAGGTTAGTAGTGAAAAAACTAGTATTTTCTTTTCCAGTAATACTAGTAGAAGGCAGAGAGATAAGCTTGTTAGAATGTCAGGATATAGAGAAACCGCTAAAGAAAAAggattttgattatgtgattgATCAAGTTAATGCTAGGCTTATGCATTGGAAAGCCAATCAATTATCCTTTGCTGGGAGGGTGACATTAGCTCAGAGCGTTTTGAAAGCTATTCTGATTTATCCTATGATGACAAACCTTATTCCTAAGGCTTGTATTGATGAAATCCATCGAATTCAATGCATGTTTATATGGGGAGACACAGCCCAGAATAAAAGATACCATGCTGTTCGATGGGATATGGTAACAAGGCCAAAAAAACATTGGAGGGTTAGGACTGAGAAGATTGAATGTGATGAACAAAGTTTGTTTACTGAAGCTGGGCCGTAATCTGATTCACATTTATGGAAGAATATTGTCAATCTTTGGCCTTATCTTCAAGCGCATAGCTGGTGGATCATTGGAGATGGTCGAAGCATTGAGTTTTGCAATGATGCGTGGATAGAGGAAGGGCTACGTCTAGTGGACTGTAATCTCCAAATCCCAACTCAGTTGAGAGATGCGAAATTAATTGATATTGTGGATGATTGGCTGTGGAATTGGCAGTTACTTGATACATGGCTGCCAAATGATATCATGGGAAAAATTGCAGCATTACTACCTCATCATGGTAGTAATTGTGCTGATACACAAATTTGCAAAGAGAATGCTATGGGAATATTTTCTATCTCGGACATGTATCATGCAATATGTGGTTTTGATGGCGATGAGACTGATGGTGTTTGGGCAACGATTTGGAGATTGAAGGTGCCGGAGCGTTTGTATGGCTTGTTAAACATGGTAGATTGTTGACAAATGAACGGAAGCATCGCATGGGGCTGGGAGCTGATCGCTGCGACTATTGCAGCCCGTCCGGAGACAATTCTACATGTTTTGGGTGACTGCACTCTTATTCGACCTTTGTGGATAAGCGCTGTAGATACTACTGCTATGCGACATCAATTTTTCACTAGCAACTTAGAGGATTGGATTGCTATTAATATTTCTTGCAAAGGAGGAACAAGTTCAAATGGAGGGTGGAGTCATTTTTGTGCAATGGCTTGTCATCTTTCTTGGCTTTGGAGGAATAAGGAAAAACATGATGAAGATTTTATGCGCCCTATGAAGCAAACTGAATTTGTTAGGCAGAAGCTTCATTGTTAAACTCTAGCTGATAATGCAGCCTGGGAAACAAACACAGCAAACTACAATTCATGTAAGTTGGAAACCACATAGTGTAGGATGGGTATGCTTGAACATTGATGGAGCTTGTAGAGATGGAGTTATTGGATGTGGTGGAGTCATTAGGGGGAGTGAAGGAGAATGGTTAATAGGTTTCTCAAAACTTGCTCGAAGGTCTCAAAGTTGCGAGAATAAAAGTCTGAGACACAAGCGACAAACAGATTACACCACAAATTCAACCAATTGCCAAAATATATTGATTATTCACACCAACACATATTACTCTGtggtttatatttttcatttttaggtgcaaacaacaaaaaattggaAGATTTCTAAAACTTTATTATAATTGGAACATTTTTATTCAGTATTTGGAATTGGAACATTTGAGGACCACAAAAATTGTGGTCACTCATTTAGCCttcaacaaaagaaagaaaaacaatgcaaaaaaatgagtaaaaactaaaaaaaaaaatccatccaTGCATGAATCACAAAGCAGACTttccctcttcttcttcttcatcctcctcaGAAAAACGAAGATGTTTCCCTTTTGGTGTTGGTAATCCATTCAAACGCAAGACATTAGGTGAATCAGCAGCAGCATTAACACTTTCAGCTTCCTCTTCTTTCACAATTTCATCATCACTGTTGTAAACAAACCTTATGTGTTTTCCAGCAAATTTTGGAACTACCTTTTCATTCATTCCAATGTTGTTTAGTCCTTCACACAGTTCATCAAGCCCttcatattcttcttcttcaacatcATAATagtcttcttcatcttcctcagcAATTTCTTCGtccacatcatcttcatcatagTTGCATGAGTTCACTTGCATTGACCAGATAGAAGCACCATCATCAACTATGCTGCAGCTTCCAACCACACTTCCTTGTGTTACTTCCTCATAACTCACCTCAGAGTTACATTCTTCTGATACTTGAAATTTTTCAGAGAAATCTAATGACTTTGTTATCTCACACTTTCCATATTCACCACTATCTTGGTCCATATTCACCACCTGCCATCAAAATTATGTTTTAGGTAAATTCATAAAATCATTAAATTGATAGAAAACTGAATAATTTAGTCAACTATGAATGCTGAATTTTACAAGTTTAAGTTAAACTTATAACATCTCATGAATTATATTTAGCAAAATCTCACAATATGTGCATCAAAATTGTCTCAAGGccaatttataaaattattaaattgagATCTTATAGAAAACTGATTAATTTAGTCATACTcatatatgaattttacaagtttaactcaaccctacaacaTCTTAGAAATTAATATGTGAATAGCCAAATTCTCTTGATTTCTCAAAAGAAATATAAAGTTCTATTAGTAAAATTTTAGGTGCATAAATGATTAATTATGATATCAAATATCATCTCAAAATATGGATCTTATACACATAAAAGTTATAGGATCTTTATACACCATGCATTTCTTAGGTAAGGGATCAAGAAGAACCTGAGAAATTGATGGATGTTGTTGAACAACAGAAGTGGCAGTGCCAGAAAGATCCTGAATCTGAGGAGTTGGAGCAAGAATCTCCAAAGCCTCTTCTTCCACCATCTGCATAAGTGTCTTCACCTGACCCCTCAGCAATGCCTCACCAGATCCGGGTGTGTTCTTCACACGGCTTCCTCGCTGCTTCGCAGACGGTGTTTCAAGATTTCCACCATTGGCAAGCCCCACAATTGGTGAATCATTTGTCATGTCCATCAATGCACATCGATCTTGCTGTTGTCCCTTTGATTTTGACAGATTCTTTTCAGAATCTTCAAATTTTCCTGcaaaaaacaagaacaaaaacatGGATGATATTAGTGAAACAATTAAAGCGGCccagaatttttttaatgatatttataagattaaaagtgaaattaagccttaaaaatataatttttttatgaagaacAGAAAAAAATTACTCACTTGAAAGTGGAATGGTGTTGGTGAATCTTGTTGTGGATGATGGAGTTTCCATTGAAATTGAAAGCGGTTGAGGATCAAGTAATACAGAAAGTGAAAATCTTTGAACGAATttttgagagagaaaaagaaattgaaatgaTTGATTACAGATGAAAAATTTGGGATTAGGGTACAATTATTTATAGAATTTGTAGAATGAATATGACCGTTGCTGAATGCGCGTTTCCCAAAATGGAAGTAGCCGTTAGTTTCTAGGTTTGGTAATTACTCTTCTCCCTCCTGacactggaaaaaaaaaaaatatattacttaaccaaaatatatattgtcAAATCTCCTATCACCATTTTTTTACCATGTTATATGTACGAATTTCACTGTTGTTTGACGGTGAATAATATCTGTTGAACAACTTATATGAGATATATAAGGTGAGTTATTCCCTTCCAACAAGGTGTAgtgtttaccaaaaaaatatctttCGAAAGTATTTTTTTCTGTATGACTAATGCCTCCTTAaccaaaattgaattttaaatgaaaaatatatattttaatcaataacattaaaataataGGCA
It contains:
- the LOC123907730 gene encoding uncharacterized protein LOC123907730; amino-acid sequence: METPSSTTRFTNTIPLSRKFEDSEKNLSKSKGQQQDRCALMDMTNDSPIVGLANGGNLETPSAKQRGSRVKNTPGSGEALLRGQVKTLMQMVEEEALEILAPTPQIQDLSGTATSVVQQHPSISQVVNMDQDSGEYGKCEITKSLDFSEKFQVSEECNSEVSYEEVTQGSVVGSCSIVDDGASIWSMQVNSCNYDEDDVDEEIAEEDEEDYYDVEEEEYEGLDELCEGLNNIGMNEKVVPKFAGKHIRFVYNSDDEIVKEEEAESVNAAADSPNVLRLNGLPTPKGKHLRFSEEDEEEEEGKSAL